One genomic region from Quercus robur chromosome 4, dhQueRobu3.1, whole genome shotgun sequence encodes:
- the LOC126721783 gene encoding uncharacterized protein LOC126721783: MKLPTSSVDNFEQLSNAFLRHFIGRQRPKRPANYLLTIRQGEKETLRSYVKRFTRETLEVDEANDKVQLTIFKAGLRSRDLVASLAKNPPKMMAEMLLKAQKYMNAKDALVAIKDAEKSGDKAKKEDDRRGQKRERSDRRNNDGNRRKDDKSPRTDEHYLKWPRPLHSSPNVHDKNKYCRFHKDHGHNTEDYRDLKEQIEELIRKGKLQKYVKKGEYSKSRDDKSQHESFSRDDDRPSQPAHKVIGEIKTITGGPLLGGSFKSLKKAYQRQVNSVHTIPPSKQRRTYLDMSFNEGDAMGVKQPHNDPLVIMLNIEGFNTKRILVDNGSSADIIYLPAFQQLRLDPKRLRPFDSPLVSFSGDRVYPKGIMTLTVTVRVYPVQLTLQLDFLVVDCPSSYNVIIGRPTLNKWKAATSTYCLKVKFPIDNGVGEVKGDQVLARECYQAVLAAKENHTWMIEEKEEDKMEALETVELVEGEAHKTTKIGTTLSPEMRTRLIQFLKENLDVFAWSHEDMSGIAPEVI; this comes from the exons ATGAAGTTGCCGACCTCGTCCGTAGACAACTTCGAGCAATTGAGCAATGCCTTCTTGCGCCATTTCATAGGGAGGCAACGTCCAAAGAGGCCGGCAAACTATTTACTCACCATtagacagggagagaaggaaactCTGAGGTCGTATGTCAAACGCTTCACTCGAGAGACTCTAGAGGTGGATGAAGCCAATGACAAGGTGCAGCTGACGATCTTTAAAGCGGGACTGAGGTCCAGAGATCTTGTGGCTTCCCTCGCGAAGAATCCACCAAAGATGATGGCAGAAATGCTCCTGAAAGCACAAAAGTACATGAATGCTAAAGATGCTTTAGTGGCCATAAAGGATGCAGAGAAGTCAGGAGACAAGGCAAAGAAAGAAGACGACCGTAGGGGGCAAAAGAGAGAGCGATCGGATCGTCGGAACAATGATGGGAATAGAAGGAAAGATGATAAAAGTCCTCGGACG gacgagcattatctcaaatggcctAGACCATTGCATTCATCCCCTAATGTCCATGACAAGAACAAGTACTGCCGGTTCCACAAAGATCACGGCCACAACACGGAAGATTATAGAGACCTAAAGGAGCAGATAGAGGAGTTGATACGGAAAGGGAAATTACAGAAGTATGTGAAGAAGGGAGAATATAGTAAATCCAGGGATGATAAAAGCCAGCATGAGTCCTTTTCTCGGGATGACGACCGTCCATCCCAACCTGCGCACAaggtgatcggggagataaagaCGATTACAGGAGGGCCATTATTAGGAGGATCATTTAAATCACTCAAGAAGGCATACCAAAGGCAGGTAAATAGTGTCCACACCATACCTCCGTCTAAGCAACGACGAACATACCTGGACATGTCCTTCAATGAAGGAGACGCCATGGGAGTGAAGCAGCCCCACAATGATCCCTTGGTCATAATGCTAAATATAGAAGGATTCAATACCAAGAGGATCCTCGTCGACAATGGCAGCTCCGCagacatcatctacctcccagCCTTCCAGCAGCTAAGGCTGGATCCAAAGAGACTACGCCCCTTTGACTCTCCACTCGTTAGCTTCAGCGGAGACAGGGTATACCCCAAGGGCATAATGACATTGACAGTGACGGTGAGGGTCTACCCGGTGCAGTTAACCCTTCAGCTAGACTTCTTAGTGGTGGACTGCCCTtcatcctacaatgtcatcattgggaggcccacACTCAACAAGTGGAAAGCGGCCACGTCCACCtactgtttgaaggtaaaattcccAATAGATAATGGCGTCGGTGAAGTAAAAGGAGATCAAGTCCTGGCAAGAGAATGCTACCAAGCCGTCCTGGCTGCGAAGGAGAACCACACGTGGATGAtcgaagaaaaggaagaagataagaTGGAGGCCCTAGAAACAGTGGAATTGGTTGAAGGAGAAGCGCACAAGACGACAAAGATAGGAACGACGTTAAGCCCCGAGATGAGAACAAGACTCATTCAAttccttaaagaaaatctagatGTCTTCGCctggagtcacgaggacatgtCGGGCATAGCTCCAGAAGTCATCtag